AACCACAAGAAGTATTTGTTCtctcattaaaaatataaattgttttcATTTTGATGAAACATAGTATATTTATTTCTTCTAGTTCTCAGTGCGCCTTTCtatttttcaattcaaaattcaataattttcgGAACATAGACAAACAAAtacaagaattaaaaaaaataaactgttttaaatttgGGGTTAGTCTCTTTGCATACCAAAATTAAGAAATTCAGAAGTTTAGAGGGTCCTCGAACCAacctttcctttctttctttgcTATGAAATctcatcttttctttttctgtatGTGATCCAAATATGCCTAATCAAGCATGTTATAAGTTCGGTGTGAAAGGGGCTCTCACTCAACGGATTAAAGGTATGCCGGGGATAACATGCTGATGACTCTCAAGAGCTCTAAGATCAACTTCTAGTATAACTCCCGTGTTGTTTTCGAGGCTTGCAGAGACACTATTGAATGCGTCAATGGAATGCTCCAGTAAATCTATCGGAATTGGCTCTGTATTGCACTCGACTGCACGACAACTATTTGATTCTTACTCTTCCACGGAACAATATTTCCACAGTCCAAAAAGATCCAAAAAGtctaaaagttttaaaaattagaagTTCAAAGGACATAAAAAGCCAAAAAACTCAACAAGTTAGAATTTCAGAAATCCATAAGCCAATGTTAATTTATTAGTACATTgtagaaattttataaaaataacaatttttactGTAGCGACAGTTTCTGAAGATGGACTTTCTGtacgaaaaagaaaaaaaacatgagAGTTGAAAAGTCGAGTCGACACAACGGTTTCTAAAagttaagtttaaaataataaaaaaacaacaattgCAAAGGAcgaacaaatcaaaccaaaaaacaCAAGAACTCTCAAAGAGAAAAATTGACAATTCTCATAGTTTTTAGAATTCAGGCactataacttttattttttaatacaaagtatgtcaatttcaatttcaattgtagttttaaatttaaaaaaccatatttaattttaaactcctATACGTATTTAGTTTAAGATCTAAGTAgtatttttaggtatttttaaaatcttcacAATTGCTTGATTATATCATCCAGCATCACCAAAAACGGAAGTATAAAATTTGGCATATTCAAATACAAAAAGGTCACCACAGTTTCTGAAAATTTAAAAGCAATCGTTtgctttatattttttcattctcTTGaacaacattttaaatgttttcatGAAAAATATAAGCCTGTAGACTTTTAATAATGAAGTAAAATACATACTCATAATATGCAAATTAGTTTCATCTTTATCTAtgctttctttatttttgaagAACACACTTGAACATTTGATATGTACTTAATAGAACAGGGTGACGTAGTTTGGTAAAAGAATTCCATggaattttatacaatttacaaTCGGTTGGAAAGAATGttaacaatttagttatttaaaatatgttattctttaaacataaaaatgaaaataacacCAAAGCCAGAGGCATGATCCCAGTGAGAATGATAGTcgattaaataaatgaaaacaaCTAATAATTGGATtgaagaattttgaaatttaaaatttattaaactcattgattttaaatccataaatataaaatataaaatataaaatctataaatttattaatttttttgtttgtttcataaaaaaaaatttgtttgaattgaacattaaattcataaatttatgaggataaaattgaaaaaaataaaatttcaaaatactcTTGTCATTTTTTAGAAATGTTgaatttaaactttttcaatTAAGATGTGaaaattcaaatgaatttttttaaaagacgataataaattattacacatatacaaaaaaatagttaatcaaataattttagTGACATCATAGAATTTACTagcattttaatttcttttagcaTATTACCACTCTTTTTTTTACTGCCCATCCGGTTTTCAGGGCTTCGTTCTGATTAATCCGGATCTGACGcgcgtcgcgcacctgacatggtgggtgagtctgccagtgaaAATTTTATGCATTTAcaagactcgaacccgagatCTTGCTTAAACGATATTAAACTGCTTATAACCACTTGAACCAACCCCGTTAATTACCATAATTATTTAaccataatttaattaatttttctgttttttatttgtCCATCCTTTTAAGATGGTTTTAATTACTACTTTTTATTCAttctttcttaataaataattatagtctctatatttgcaatttaagaaaaatatatttttaaatatgaacaaTTTTGAATAAATGGAAAACTTAAAAAGGGTTGCATCGatttattaactatttttttaagccaaacttattgTAGAAAGCCAttattttttagattatttacatatcaaaatttatattacCGTCTCACTTTTATgatagatttaattttattatataattgcatcgtatatttttattttttttattttttgacattatATTACAcactttcatttttaaattatacttgaGGAAAAACTACTATAAACTATACAATGTAAACGCACCCAAAAGTAAAATGTGGGATGtatatctataaaattaaaatgttagaatttaATAGGCAATAAACTAATATTTCTTTCTAGAAACAAATTGAAGTTTTTATGTGTTCATATTAATTATGAGTACAAACTTTTGACTTTCTTCTTCGATTTTTCCATCTATAGAACACGACATTAGAAGACAGCGAAGTCGTCGTTTACTTGGTGAAATCGCTCTCCTTCTTTCAACCAGTCTACACAACATAACATTATAGCCAAGAATTAGGAGGTATCCAGTTCGTTTATGCAAACATGACCATCTTacttaatttatttcttttctttgtgCTCTATACCATCACCAACCATCTCTTCAACAAAATCCGAAATCTCCCTCCAACCCCCTTCCCATCGCTCCCCATAATAGGCCATCTCCACCTCATCAAGAAACCTCTCCACCGATCCCTCTCCGCCTTATCCAACTACTACGGCCCTATCCTCCTCCTTCAATTCGGCTACCGCCGTGTCCTGGTTGTCTCCTCCCCTTCCGCCGCTGAAGATTGTTTCACTAAATGTGACATTGCTTTCGCCAACCGTCCACGTCTTCTCGCCGGCAAACATTTAGGCTACAACTTCACCACCCTCGCTTGGGCACCGTACGGTGATAAACTGCGAAGCCTTCGGAAATTATCTGCCGTGGAAGTTCTGTCAGCTCATCGTCTGCAGTTGTTGTCTAGCATACGTAGCGATGAGGTGAAGTCGTTGGTTCAATGTTTGTTCAGAAATAAGAAAGGTGACGAACATGTTAATCTGAAAACTGCTTTTTTTGAGCTGATGCTAAATGTTATGATGAGAATGATTGCTGGGAAAAGGTATTACGGTGAAAACGTTGAAGAAGCGGAGCAATCGAGAAATTTTCAGGAGATAGTGAGGGAGACATTCATTGCGGCGGGGACAAATATGGGGGACTTTTTGCCGTTGGTGGCGGTGATCGGAGGCGGAGAGAAGAAGCTTAAGAAACTGGGTGCAAGGAGAGATTGTTTTATTCAAGATTTGATTGATGAACACAGACAACGAATAGCTAGTTCTTCGTCGGAGGAGAGAACCAAAACTTTGATCGAGGTGTTGCTGTCGCTTCAAGAATCAGAACCGGAAAATTATACTGATGAAACTATCAAAAGCCTTATGCTGGTAAGATTTTTATTTACTGctctttataattaattactatgtCTTCACATTCATTCCGTGATTAGTGGCGTAAATCATTTTCTAGCTAAGAATTAAGAATACTTAAAAcgcaagaagaagaaaaaggaacCCTTCCAAAACCTCTGTTTTCTTTGGGGATATGCAAGCTGTGTTCCCACGCAAGTGGAAAATATCTTCAAATGTGACATGACTTCTTTGAAACAAAACAATGACTTGACTTTTAAATAGAAccatttaaatttgttaattaaaaaaatatttttaagacatTTTGTCTATTCAGTGAATAAATGTTCTACTTTAACGCTtccattttatttaataatttttaattgaattaaattcttttagcattatttcaatttgagaggtcatatttaataaatttataatattcatTATCAAATGAATgatgtatatataaaaaaaagctatttgaattaaattaatatataccaTCCATCCATTTTACAATCAATGATATAAATCATAAACATAACCCTATCAAGTTTAAATGAACTTGAAGAAATTCtgatcatttttatttataaaatatttttcacacTGTTTTTTTT
This region of Mercurialis annua linkage group LG1-X, ddMerAnnu1.2, whole genome shotgun sequence genomic DNA includes:
- the LOC126664791 gene encoding cytochrome P450 81Q32-like, with product MTILLNLFLFFVLYTITNHLFNKIRNLPPTPFPSLPIIGHLHLIKKPLHRSLSALSNYYGPILLLQFGYRRVLVVSSPSAAEDCFTKCDIAFANRPRLLAGKHLGYNFTTLAWAPYGDKLRSLRKLSAVEVLSAHRLQLLSSIRSDEVKSLVQCLFRNKKGDEHVNLKTAFFELMLNVMMRMIAGKRYYGENVEEAEQSRNFQEIVRETFIAAGTNMGDFLPLVAVIGGGEKKLKKLGARRDCFIQDLIDEHRQRIASSSSEERTKTLIEVLLSLQESEPENYTDETIKSLMLNLLGAGTDTSAVTMEWAMSVLVNNPHIIKKAQEELDSVVGDDRLMGESDIPKLPYLHCIINEVMRIYPAGPLLVPHESSEECYIGGYRIPAGTMLLVNMWSIQNDPRYWEEPTKFKPERFEGCEGVRDGFRLMPFGSGRRSCPGEGLALRMIALGLGSLLQCFDWERVGADLVDMTEGVGLTMPRAHPLVVKCSPRSSMVNLLSKV